A window of the Fusarium poae strain DAOMC 252244 chromosome 3, whole genome shotgun sequence genome harbors these coding sequences:
- a CDS encoding hypothetical protein (SECRETED:SignalP(1-18)), with product MQLSLATLVFGLVAIASAGTMDVEGVRNAPRSAVNVRRQNDNRPVPNGACCVANTSLKQDTCTAANGQTGRCVPGGNNCGSSLSCVEQSNLECDNNVIERGSSLCRARAGNGGLFDGANIIQNLGQASVN from the exons ATGCAGCTCTCTCTCGCCACCCTTGTTTTCGGCCTCGTCGCCATTGCCTCTGCCGGTACCATGGACGTTGAAGGTGTCCGCAACGCTCCTCGCAGCGCTGTCAACGTCCGTCGCCAGAACGACAACCGACCTGTTCCCAACGGAGCATGCTGTGTTGCCAACACCAGCTTGAAGCAGGATACTTGCACCGCCGCCAACGGCCAGACCGGTCGCTGCGTTCCCGGTGGAAACAACT GCGGCTCTTCTCTGAGCTGTGTTGAGCAGTCCAACCTCGAGTGCGATAACAACGTCATTGAGCGTGGAAGCTCACTTTGCCGTGCCCGTGCCGGCAACGGTGGTCTCTTTGACGGTGCCAACATCATCCAGAACCTTGGCCAAGCTTCTGTCAACTAA
- a CDS encoding hypothetical protein (TransMembrane:1 (i207-229o)), which produces MDSSSTPTHGSVSTHANPDRIVPMRVIVCGVHRTGTLSIRNALWQLGFHDCYHMQTLIKDPSRAPEWIRAFEAKYAGQGSFTRADWDRLLGDCQAVCDVPAAFFGAELAELYPEAKVIILNRDPEKCKSMKSLVQKYDHGNEKEKALEWYKSQYQEFRDRIPEDRRFEYTITEGWGPLCEYLDVPVPEVEDPETVMRKKSKERANQNLLAGVGRLALTGVVGYAGYLAWKTRLGGRI; this is translated from the exons ATGGATTCTTCGTCAACACCCACTCATGGGTCCGTGTCTACACACGCGAACCCCGATCGCATTGTACCTATGCGCGTCATCGTCTGTGGCGTTCATCGCACAGGCACGCTGA GTATTAGAAACGCCCTCTGGCAGCTTGGTTTCCACGACTGCTACCACATGCAAACACTCATCAAGGACCCATCTCGCGCCCCAGAATGGATCCGTGCTTTCGAAGCAAAGTACGCCGGACAAGGCTCCTTCACCCGTGCTGACTGGGACCGTCTTCTCGGCGACTGCCAAGCCGTGTGCGACGTTCCAGCTGCTTTCTTCGGCGCCGAATTAGCGGAGCTCTACCCCGAAGCTaaagtcatcatcctcaaccGCGATCCTGAGAAGTG CAAATCTATGAAATCGCTAGTCCAAAAGTACGATCACGGGaatgagaaggaaaaggccCTAGAGTGGTACAAGTCACAGTACCAAGAGTTTCGCGACCGTATCCCAGAAGATCGTCGCTTCGAGTATACCATCACTGAAGGATGGGGGCCGTTGTGCGAGTACTTGGATGTTCCCGTGCCCGAGGTTGAGGATCCAGAGACTG tcatgaggaagaagagcaaggagAGAGCTAATCAGAACTTGCTTGCCGGTGTGGGAAGACTGGCTTTGACTGGTGTCGTGGGATATGCTGGATACCTAGCGTGGAAGACTCGACTCGGAGGACGAATTTAA
- a CDS encoding hypothetical protein (BUSCO:34359at5125) yields MPKATKGKSAGPRKGPYEKPAANRVFKFNTNIGQHILKNPGIADTIVAKANLKPTDTVLEIGPGTGVLTTRILEQAKAVKAVELDTRMAAELTKRVQGGPLQQKLEIIMGDFAKLDVVQALPPIDVCISNTPYQISSIIVSKLISMPKPPRVSILMVQREFGLRLCARAGDSLYSRLSVNTQFTSKVSMVAKVGKNNFSPPPEVESVVVRIEPRTDVPAVGLDELDGVLRICFSRKNKTLRASFLDSHEICERNWITWTSMYPDKVSQKDLDLLRDSMDTSDKAADSKQTVCGVPVSKASLKNLIRTKIEHVLETTELAEARAVKCDENDFLKLILAFRENNVYFT; encoded by the coding sequence ATGCCCAAAGCGACAAAAGGCAAAAGTGCCGGCCCCCGAAAGGGCCCCTACGAGAAGCCCGCAGCAAACAGGGTCTTCAAGTTCAACACCAACATCGGCCAGCATATCTTGAAGAACCCTGGTATCGCAGACACAATCGTCGCAAAGGCCAACCTCAAGCCCACCGACACCGTCCTCGAAATCGGTCCCGGAACTGGTGTCCTCACCACGAGAATCTTGGAGCAGGCCAAGGCTGTCAAGGCTGTCGAACTTGATACCAGAATGGCTGCTGAATTGACGAAACGAGTTCAGGGCGGACCTCTGCAGCAGAAACTCGAGATCATCATGGGCGATTTCGCCAAGCTTGACGTTGTGCAAGCTCTTCCCCCTATCGATGTCTGCATTAGCAACACTCCCTACCAAATCTCGTCCATTATTGTCTCTAAACTCATCTCCATGCCCAAGCCACCCCGCGTTAGCATTCTCATGGTGCAGCGAGAATTCGGACTGCGATTGTGCGCTCGCGCTGGTGATTCGCTGTACTCTCGTCTTTCGGTCAACACACAGTTCACTTCCAAGGTCTCCATGGTCGCCAAGGTCGGAAAGAACAACTTCTCACCTCCACCCGAGGTCGAGTCCGTCGTCGTGAGGATAGAGCCTCGAACAGATGTCCCTGCTGTTGGTCTGGACGAGCTGGACGGAGTGCTGCGCATCTGTTTCTCCcgaaagaacaagacactGCGAGCTAGTTTTCTCGACTCTCATGAGATTTGCGAGCGCAACTGGATCACATGGACATCCATGTACCCTGACAAGGTCAGCCAGAAGGATCTCGACCTGCTCCGCGATAGCATGGACACCTCCGACAAGGCAGCCGACTCCAAGCAGACCGTATGCGGTGTACCTGTTAGCAAGGCATCCCTCAAGAACTTGATCCGAACCAAGATTGAGCATGTCCTTGAGACCACTGAACTCGCCGAGGCCCGAGCCGTCAAGTGTGATGAGAATGACTTTTTGAAGCTCATCTTGGCTTTCCGTGAGAACAACGTCTACTTCACATAG
- a CDS encoding hypothetical protein (MEROPS:MER0001269) has translation MGSVQETTWTGTAYVQGRASAKLLASNLELSFWGGVDPQTSEVIDRHHPLSRQHLQNTILAIPGGRGSCTGSGVMLELLLNGKAPEAIIFERREDILTLGVMIAEEVFQQSIPVLVLNKEEFGQLLQLDGQIIYVDDGHVSTSPILSKQQAGSVRDAESGLILETAPAIEGIKLSTLDQELLRGDYGEASRVAIRIVLRMAHLLGATRLMDITQVHVDGCVYTGPATLALAERLRDWGGKVRVPTTLNSISVDQKRWRALGVDTAFGEAADALGKAYVDMGAKPTYTCAPYQLDSAPKLGEQVAWAESNAVVYANSVLGARTMKYPDFLDISIALTGRAPKGGPHINANRLASVRVDVVGIENIPDLDDSFPPLLGYYVGTLSASRIPVVTGLETYDLSTDDLKAFGAAFATVSSAPIHAAQDAGFTRPPMNKILAAISHNGKRPRDTVLQQDAMKNPWTFPGPLVLPDDELAVEPDDDGQTFKEWLDMDEEERNQVTTKKKTIYVILPPTVPQDLEKTMKDWHKPILPGTSARDLDKWTSSSPQVNDLIGYLRAFYHGMNVVQYPETFTWRPWHEKPKARARSKTTKIGLETPGEPEIWDVRCRPSLDGRARMQVNLDDVADALLQRIPDDAYAVIMLTDYDLYEDEDDDFTVGRAWGASRVCIVSSFRYNPALDAPAGIDRMHMWPNSHCKTFVDNECRAAAEEEDQPHVAKRVKKSSSAAYGKPPPDSALSLAVQASKRVPKLTTRDELASYWFARLAVTVSHELGHCFGFAHFAGASGFVLGPFGGTQQPIGDQDITTNDFTCNLPPVLTPKNDGLPDANSLFSSKEAFDTQVKRHQAIVRVPSICYDDLGDVDKDERWAPFYDLHDVLAKTYPAIHKHAKLEKINKFGLVYTLAGSDSSLKPYLLAAHQDVVPVPDPSTWTHPPFDAYFDGEWLWGRGSSDDKNSLTALMSAIETLLTKTEWAPKRTLILAFGFDEECSGPRGAAKIGEFLTERYGDNGIPFILDEGGSGVHLIDDTLYVLPSVQEKGAIDIWAELRVKGGHSSIPHPHTGIGIMSEIVSALEANPYSPAIVKDSPVYNHLVCLARHSPDAHPKLSELLKKDDLEKLTSELIRLDPSAKFTIQTTQAVDIISGGQKINAMPEIVTLGVNYRVAPQDSHEKVQKQFLKSIDSVVHKYNLSVSAYEDDKKYNAFAGVDSEGYDYDGHLKLTAFKNSVVTPVSPTSGPIWDIFSGTIQHSFAFDGGKVVPVGEIMTGNTDTRHYLNLSPNIYRWTPSRQRGSENIHTVDERIRIDSHIDIVKFYYNLIRNFDTADF, from the exons ATGGGTTCAGTGCAAGAAACCACATGGACAGGCACAGCCTATGTTCAAGGCAGAGCCTCAGCTAAGCTTCTCGCAAGCAATCTTGAGCTAAGCTTCTGGGGAGGTGTCGACCCTCAAACAAGCGAAGTTATAGACCGCCACCATCCACTGAGTAGACAACATCTCCAAAACACCATTCTTGCTATACCAGGAGGTCGAGGATCATGTACCGGTAGCGGAGTTatgcttgagcttctcctcAATGGAAAGGCTCCTGAAGCAATCATCTTTGAAAGACGAGAAGACATTCTTACCCTGGGTGTTATGATTGCTGAAGAAGTTTTTCAGCAGTCTATTCCAGTGCTGGTGCTGAACAAGGAAGAATTCGGACAACTCCTTCAGTTGGATGGACAAATCATCTATGTGGACGATGGCCATGTTTCTACTTCCCCTATCCTATCAAAACAGCAAGCAGGCTCAGTCAGAGACGCAGAAAGTGGTCTCATTCTCGAGACTGCACCCGCCATAGAAGGTATAAAACTGTCAACCCTCGATCAAGAACTCCTCAGGGGAGACTATGGAGAAGCATCTCGCGTGGCAATCCGTATAGTCCTCCGCATGGCCCATCTCCTCGGCGCAACACGTCTCATGGACATAACACAGGTCCACGTGGACGGCTGTGTCTATACAGGTCCTGCAACACTCGCACTCGCAGAAAGACTTCGCGACTGGGGCGGCAAAGTGCGTGTCCCAACAACACTCAATTCCATTTCAGTCGACCAAAAGCGATGGCGAGCTCTGGGTGTTGATACTGCTTTTGGAGAAGCTGCTGATGCGTTGGGAAAGGCTTATGTTGACATGGGAGCGAAGCCGACTTATACTTGTGCACCATATCAGCTTGATAGTGCGCCCAAGTTGGGCGAGCAGGTTGCCTGGGCAGAGAGCAATGCTGTTGTTTATGCAAATAGTGTTTTGGGAGCTAGGACGATGAAGTATCCCGACTTTCTCGACATATCTATTGCTTTGACGGGAAGGGCACCAAAAGGGGGGCCTCATATCAACGCCAATCGGCTGGCATCTGTCCGCGTTGACGTTGTTGGGATTGAGAACATACCAGATCTTGACGActcttttcctcctcttctgggCTACTATGTTGGGACTTTATCGGCAAGTCGCATTCCTGTAGTAACAGGTCTTGAAACATACGACCTCTCGACGGACGACTTGAAGGCCTTTGGTGCTGCTTTCGCAACTGTCTCAAGTGCTCCAAT TCATGCCGCTCAAGATGCAGGCTTCACAAGACCACCCATGAACAAGATTTTAGCAGCAATTTCACACAATGGCAAACGGCCTAGAGATACTGTGCTTCAACAAGACGCCATGAAGAACCCGTGGACGTTTCCCGGGCCTTTGGTGCTTCCAGACGATGAACTGGCAGTGgaacctgatgatgatggacaaACGTTCAAGGAATGGCTTGATAtggatgaagaggaaagaaATCAAGTCACAACGAAAAAGAAGACTATTTACGTCATCTTACCACCTACTGTACCTCAAGACTTGGAGAAGACGATGAAAGATTGGCACAAGCCTATTCTACCTGGGACGTCAGCTCGAGACTTGGATAAGTGGACGTCTTCATCGCCTCAAGTTAACGATCTGATCGGTTATCTGCGCGCTTTTTATCATGGTATGAACGTTGTACAGTATCCTGAAACTTTCACATGGCGACCCTGGCACGAGAAGCCAAAAGCAAGAGCACGCTCAAAGACGACAAAAATCGGACTAGAAACACCCGGAGAACCAGAAATATGGGACGTGAGATGTCGACCATCTTTGGACGGGCGTGCTAGGATGCAAGTCAACTTGGATGACGTTGCAGATGCTCTTCTCCAAAGAATACCGGATGATGCCTACGCTGTGATCATGCTCACCGACTATGACTTGtatgaggacgaggatgatgactttACAGTTGGAAGGGCATGGGGTGCGAGCAGAGTTTGCATCGTTTCATCATTTCGATATAATCCTGCTCTGGATGCTCCGGCTGGTATAGATCGAATGCATATGTGGCCCAACTCTCACTGTAAAACATTTGTTGATAACGAGTGCAGAGCTGctgctgaagaagaagaccaacCTCATGTTGCGAAAAGAGTCAAGAAGTCAAGCAGCGCAGCATATGGAAAACCACCACCCGACTCTGCACTCAGTCTCGCCGTCCAAGCATCAAAACGAGTCCCCAAACTCACAACAAGAGATGAACTTGCAAGCTACTGGTTTGCCCGTCTAGCAGTCACGGTATCACACGAACTAGGACACTGTTTCGGCTTCGCACACT TCGCTGGCGCATCAGGTTTTGTGCTGGGTCCTTTTGGAGGTACACAGCAGCCAATTGGTGACCAAGACATCACCACCAACGACTTTACATGCAACCTCCCACCAGTTCTCACACCAAAGAATGATGGACTTCCTGATGCCAATagtcttttttcttcaaaAGAGGCTTTTGATACACAAGTAAAGCGTCATCAGGCAATTGTTCGCGTTCCATCTATCTGTTATGATGATCTTGGTGATGTAGATAAAGATGAGCGGTGGGCGCCCTTTTACGATTTACATGATGTTTTGGCCAAGACATATCCCGCCAT ACATAAGCACGCAAAGCTTGAAAAGATCAACAAGTTTGGTCTTGTCTACACATTAGCTGGAAGCGACTCTTCTCTCAAGCCCTATCTCCTCGCAGCTCATCAAGATGTCGTTCCCGTACCAGACCCATCAACATGGACTCATCCTCCATTTGACGCCTACTTTGATGGCGAGTGGCTATGGGGTCGCGGTTCATCAGATGACAAGAACAGTCTTACAGCTCTCATGTCAGCCATTGAGACTCTCCTCACCAAGACTGAATGGGCGCCCAAGCGCACTTTGATCCTGGCTTTTGGTTTCGATGAAGAGTGCTCTGGTCCTCGCGGTGCTGCCAAGATTGGAGAGTTCCTAACGGAGCGATATGGCGACAATGGGATCCCCTTCATTCTTGATGAGGGCGGTTCGGGAGTTCATCTCATCGACGACACGCTCTATGTCCTTCCTTCAGTGCAGGAGAAAGGCGCGATTGATATTTGGGCTGAACTTCGTGTCAAGGGCGGTCACAGCTCTATTCCTCACCCACATACAGGCATTGGCATCATGTCCGAGATTGTCAGCGCCCTCGAAGCAAACCCCTACTCACCTGCCATTGTCAAGGACAGTCCCGTGTACAATCACCTTGTGTGTCTGGCACGCCACTCACCAGATGCCCACCCCAAGCTCAGcgagcttctcaagaaggaTGACCTCGAAAAGCTGACTTCTGAGCTCATCCGTCTCGACCCAAGCGCAAAGTTCACCATCCAGACAACACAAGCCGTCGACATCATCAGCGGAGGTCAAAAGATCAACGCCATGCCTGAGATTGTCACCTTGGGCGTAAACTACCGCGTTGCACCACAAGATAGCCATGAAAAGGTGCAGAAGCAGTTCCTCAAGAGCATTGACTCTGTCGTGCACAAGTACAATCTCAGCGTGAGTGCGTACGAGGATGATAAGAAGTACAATGCTTTTGCAGGCGTTGATAGCGAGGGGTATGACTACGATGGTCATCTTAAGCTCACAGCCTTCAAAAACTCTGTTGTCACGCCTGTTTCGCCAACAAGCGGACCTATCTGGGACATCTTTTCAGGAACGATTCAACATAgctttgcttttgatggTGGAAAGGTTGTGCCTGTGGGTGAGATCATGACTGGCAACACCGACACCAGACATTACCTGA ACCTTTCACCAAACATTTATCGATGGACACCAAGCCGACAGCGGGGTTCAGAAAACATCCATACAGTCGATGAGAGAATCAGGATCGACTCGCATATTGACATTGTCAAGTTTTACTACAACTTGATCCGCAACTTTGACACGGCAGACTTTTAG
- a CDS encoding hypothetical protein (SECRETED:SignalP(1-18)~MEROPS:MER0238460~BUSCO:30617at5125) has product MRVATVANLLASTSLAVAFDWQQVLRTTDDRAPSAVSTDSDAPSYRSELLNLHKSLIETSSVSGTEHDVGVWLESYLEKKGYTTARQELEPFENTPDGKPRFNVLAWRQDGKKTFDPKIAVSSHIDVVPPHIPYGIDDGEVTKETMITGRGSVDAKGSVSAQITAVEHLVEQDKIDPYKVLLLFVVGEEVKGDGMRRFSTALEEKELPYNLDAVIFGEPTELKLACGHKGMLGCDVTTKGFPGHSGYPWLGKSANELMIRAFAKVFETDLGSSELFGNTTVNVGRFNGGVAANVIPEEAKVGLAVRVASGKQADGHIAVHDKIQAIFDEVDKDAFIFDCTHGYGPVEANCDVDGFEKITVNYGTDIPNLKGDHTRYLYGPGNILVAHGARENLTVADLETAVEGYQKLILHALKQ; this is encoded by the exons ATGCGCGTCGCAACAGTCGCCAATCTCTTGGCTTCAACCTCTCTGGCCGTTGCCTTTGACTGGCAACAGGTTCTTAGAACTACCGACGACCGCGCGCCTTCTGCTGTCTCCACCGACTCCGACGCTCCCTCGTACCGATCCGAGCTGTTGAACTTGCACAAGTCTCTTATCGAGACCTCTTCGGTTTCTGGAACTGAACACGATGTCGGTGTCTGGCTAGAGTCCTATCTCGAGAAGAAGGGTTATACTACTGCGCGTCAGGAGCTTGAGCCCTTTGAGAATACACCCGACGGGAAGCCGCGGTTTAACGTCCTGGCATGGCgacaagatggaaagaagacaTTCGATCCCAAGATTGCTGTGAGCAGCCATATTGACGTTGTTCCACCGCACATTCCCTACGGaattgatgatggtgaggtCACCAAGGAGACCATGATCACTGGTCGAGGAAGCGTGGATGCCAAGGGTAGTGTCTCTGCTCAGATCACCGCCGTTGAGCACCTTGTCGAGCAAGACAAGATCGACCCCTACAAGGTTCTTCTCCTGTTTGTCGTCGGCGAGGAGGTCAAGGGCGATGGCATGCGCCGTTTCAGTACTGCCCTCGAGGAAAAGGAGCTTCCATACAACCTCGACGCCGTCATTTTCGGTGAACCCACAGAACTTAAGCTTGCTTGCGGGCACAAGGGCATGCTGGGCTGCGATGTTACCACAAAAGGCTTCCCTGGCCACAGCGGTTACCCATGGTTGGGCAAGTCGGCCAACGAGCTCATGATCCGAGCATTCGCCAAGGTTTTCGAGACAGATCTCGGCAGCAGTGAGCTGTTTGGCAACACTACTGTCAACGTGGGCCGATTCAATGGTGGAGTAGCCGCAAATGTCATACCTGAAGAGGCCAAAGTCGGTTTGGCTGTGCGTGTCGCCAGTGGAAAGCAGGCCGACGGACATATCGCTGTTCATGACAAGATCCAGGCCATCTTTGACGAGGTCGACAAGGATGCCTTCATTTTCGACTGTACCCACGGGTATGGTCCTGTGGAAGCCAACTGTGATGTCGATG GTTTTGAGAAAATCACCGTCAACTATGGAACTGACATTCCCAACCTAAAGGGCGACCACACAAGATACCTGTACGGTCCTGGTAACATTCTTGTAGCACATGGCGCGCGGGAGAACCTGACAGTGGCCGATCTTGAGACAGCTGTCGAGGGATACCAGAAACTGATTCTTCATGCGTTGAAGCAA